In one window of Rhodanobacter sp. FDAARGOS 1247 DNA:
- a CDS encoding LysM peptidoglycan-binding domain-containing protein: MIKKIIVLLTGMLVTVAVYAAGAQLRADHPDSYTVRRGDTLWAISAKFLAKPWLWPEIWQANPQVRNPHLIYPGDVLNLSFINGPRVGLQPSVHREGDAIPAIPLSELKMFLKEMRVMDSNAVSSAPYVVGLEESRLRGAVGQNLYVRGLQGEPGQRWAIVRPTHVFRGFNQDDASSADLVAHDMDSNAAMVKAPWSEDSRNDGHYGKGDDLGVEVSVIGTAETLRTGDPATLLLLNATQEVRSGDRIMPIDDKPYDAYYYPHAPKSVPADAKVIGFADAMAAAGPRQVIMLSVGARDGIDNGSTFTIFQPGETIHDDVASNSMNRGLGETVKLPDEYVGHVMVFRTFDRVSYGLVMDGLRPVGIGSRLTAPQ; the protein is encoded by the coding sequence ATGATCAAGAAAATTATCGTGTTGCTGACGGGCATGCTGGTCACCGTGGCGGTCTATGCCGCGGGAGCGCAACTTCGCGCCGACCACCCCGACAGCTACACCGTTCGCCGCGGCGACACCTTGTGGGCAATCTCCGCCAAGTTCCTCGCCAAGCCGTGGCTGTGGCCGGAGATCTGGCAGGCCAACCCCCAGGTGCGCAACCCCCACCTGATCTATCCCGGCGACGTGCTCAACCTGTCCTTCATCAATGGCCCCCGCGTGGGCCTGCAGCCCAGCGTCCATCGCGAAGGCGACGCGATCCCCGCCATTCCCCTGTCCGAACTGAAAATGTTCCTCAAGGAAATGCGGGTGATGGACTCGAACGCGGTGAGTTCCGCGCCTTACGTGGTGGGCCTCGAAGAGTCCCGTCTGCGTGGCGCCGTCGGCCAGAACCTGTACGTGCGTGGCCTGCAGGGCGAGCCGGGCCAGCGCTGGGCCATCGTGCGACCGACCCACGTGTTCCGCGGCTTCAACCAGGATGACGCCTCCAGCGCCGACCTGGTCGCCCACGACATGGACAGCAACGCGGCGATGGTCAAGGCGCCGTGGAGCGAGGATTCGCGCAACGACGGCCATTACGGCAAGGGCGACGACCTCGGTGTCGAGGTCAGCGTGATCGGCACCGCCGAGACGCTGCGCACCGGCGATCCGGCCACCCTGCTGCTGCTCAATGCGACCCAGGAAGTGCGCAGCGGCGATCGCATCATGCCGATCGACGACAAGCCGTACGACGCCTACTACTACCCGCATGCGCCCAAGTCGGTGCCCGCCGATGCCAAGGTGATCGGCTTTGCCGACGCGATGGCTGCCGCCGGTCCCCGCCAGGTCATCATGCTGTCGGTGGGGGCCCGCGACGGGATCGACAACGGCAGCACGTTCACGATCTTCCAGCCGGGCGAGACGATCCACGACGACGTGGCCAGCAACAGCATGAACCGCGGCCTCGGCGAGACGGTCAAGCTGCCCGACGAGTACGTCGGTCACGTGATGGTGTTCCGCACCTTCGACCGGGTCAGCTACGGCCTGGTGATGGACGGCCTGCGTCCGGTGGGCATCGGCAGCCGGTTGACCGCGCCGCAATAA
- the dprA gene encoding DNA-processing protein DprA has translation MTRDDLQEQRAWLTALRTPGLGPGGLRVRLDAAGGDMHAALAQLQRHAAALGEPAQAWLARPDAALLDADTAWLAEPAHRLLRCTDADFPPLLEDIPQPPAALFVVGDSDLLLYPQVAIVGARSASAKGLAHARAFATALADAGFAITSGMADGVDGAAHAAALDAGARTVAVIGTGPDRVYPRKHHALARRIAAQGAIVSEFPPGTAARPDHFPRRNRIISALALGTLVIEAGLKSGSLITARLAAEQGREVFALPGSIHDPLARGCHQLIRDGARLVETATEIVETLAPAARMLGGQLAARLDSAGSDDADPRAVGTPGIDRSGPCGDPDYRRLLTELGHAPATLDELVQRTGQSAGALSSMLLMLELERRVESLAGNRYQRLPDD, from the coding sequence ATGACCAGGGACGATCTGCAGGAACAACGCGCGTGGCTGACTGCCCTGCGCACGCCGGGGCTGGGGCCGGGCGGGCTGCGGGTTCGGCTGGATGCGGCCGGCGGAGACATGCATGCCGCGCTGGCGCAGTTGCAGCGCCACGCCGCTGCCCTGGGTGAGCCCGCGCAGGCCTGGCTGGCCCGGCCCGATGCCGCGCTGCTGGATGCGGACACGGCCTGGCTGGCCGAGCCGGCCCATCGCCTGTTGCGCTGCACGGACGCGGACTTTCCGCCGCTGCTGGAAGACATCCCGCAGCCGCCGGCCGCGCTGTTTGTGGTGGGCGACAGCGATCTGCTGCTGTATCCGCAGGTGGCGATCGTGGGAGCCCGCAGCGCCAGTGCCAAGGGACTGGCCCATGCCCGGGCGTTCGCCACCGCGCTGGCCGACGCCGGCTTCGCGATCACCAGCGGCATGGCCGACGGTGTCGACGGCGCCGCCCATGCCGCGGCCCTCGATGCCGGCGCCAGGACGGTAGCGGTGATCGGCACCGGGCCCGATCGCGTCTATCCCCGCAAGCACCATGCGCTGGCCCGGCGGATCGCGGCCCAGGGCGCGATCGTCAGCGAGTTTCCGCCCGGCACGGCGGCGCGCCCCGATCATTTCCCCCGTCGCAACCGGATCATCTCCGCGCTGGCGCTGGGCACCCTGGTGATCGAGGCGGGGCTGAAGTCCGGTTCGCTGATCACCGCCCGCCTGGCGGCCGAGCAGGGCCGCGAGGTATTTGCGCTGCCCGGTTCCATCCATGATCCGCTGGCCCGCGGATGCCACCAGTTGATCCGCGACGGCGCCCGGCTGGTCGAGACGGCGACGGAAATTGTCGAGACATTGGCGCCTGCAGCGCGCATGCTTGGCGGCCAGCTGGCTGCCCGGCTGGACTCGGCGGGGTCGGATGATGCTGATCCGCGAGCCGTCGGAACCCCGGGAATCGATCGTTCCGGTCCTTGCGGCGATCCGGATTATCGGCGGCTTTTGACTGAACTTGGTCACGCGCCGGCGACATTGGACGAACTTGTGCAGCGTACCGGGCAGTCTGCCGGCGCGCTTTCGTCGATGCTGCTGATGCTGGAGCTGGAGCGGCGCGTCGAGAGCCTGGCCGGCAATCGCTACCAGCGCCTACCCGACGACTGA
- a CDS encoding DNA topoisomerase I codes for MAKNLLIVESPAKAKTINKYLGKDFQVLASYGHVRDLKPKEGAVDTEHGFAMTYEVIERNQKHVDAIAKAAKLADDIYLATDLDREGEAISWHISEILDERGLTKGKQLHRVVFSEITPKAIKAAVAAPRQLSHDLVDAQQARRALDYLVGFNLSPVLWRKVQRGLSAGRVQSPALRMIVEREEEIEAFKAREYWTVEAQLKHVDGDFSARLSRLNGKKFEQFDLTSETAAHAAREALKAAARGRLVVSEVSSKERKRRPAAPFTTSTLQQEAARKLGFTTSRTMKVAQGLYEGVALGSEGNVGLITYMRTDSTMLGDDAMAELRQLIARDFGSHALPDAPQVYKTKSKNAQEAHEAIRPTSAMHTPKSVAAFLNDDQRKLYELIWKRTVACQMIHATLNTVSVEFALPDVAGGDASFRSTGTTVVDPGFLAVYEEGRDQKNADDDDEGRRLPRLEKGEAVPLHEIVADQHFTEPPPRYSEASLVKALEEHGIGRPSTYASIIQVLQNREYVYLDSRRFKPSDVGRAVSKFLTQHFTQYVDYDFTAKLEDELDAVSRGEEAWVPLMERFWKPFKQQVDEKAESVDRSEATGARELGTDPKTGKPVFVRLGRFGPYAAIGDKDSEEKLQFASLRPGQSMHTIELAEALELFKLPRKLGQAENGDEVSVAIGRFGPFVKQGSTYASLKPEDDPYTIELPRALQIVQEKLEMLANRLILDFGNGVQVLNGRYGAYITDGEKNARIPKEQEPKELTEAQCLELLAAAPVRKGRFGKKTASKKAAAKKAAPAKKTEAKKATVKKAAVKKTATRKAATKKTATKSTAKKAATKKTVAKKTASDSAEA; via the coding sequence ATGGCAAAAAACCTGCTCATCGTCGAATCACCGGCCAAGGCCAAGACGATCAACAAATACCTCGGCAAGGATTTCCAGGTCCTCGCCTCCTACGGTCACGTGCGCGACCTCAAGCCGAAGGAGGGCGCGGTCGATACCGAGCACGGCTTCGCGATGACGTACGAGGTGATCGAGCGCAACCAGAAGCACGTCGACGCGATCGCCAAGGCCGCCAAGCTGGCCGACGACATCTACCTCGCGACCGACTTGGATCGCGAAGGTGAGGCGATCAGCTGGCACATCAGCGAGATCCTCGACGAGCGTGGCCTGACCAAGGGCAAGCAGCTGCACCGGGTGGTGTTCTCCGAGATCACGCCGAAGGCGATCAAGGCGGCGGTGGCCGCGCCGCGCCAGCTGTCGCACGATCTGGTCGACGCCCAGCAGGCGCGCCGCGCGCTGGACTACCTGGTCGGTTTCAACCTGTCGCCGGTGCTGTGGCGCAAGGTGCAGCGCGGGCTGTCCGCCGGCCGCGTGCAGTCGCCGGCGCTGCGCATGATCGTCGAGCGCGAGGAGGAGATCGAAGCGTTCAAGGCGCGCGAATACTGGACCGTCGAGGCCCAGCTGAAGCATGTCGACGGCGACTTCAGCGCGCGGCTGTCGCGCCTCAACGGCAAGAAGTTCGAGCAGTTCGACCTGACCAGCGAAACTGCTGCGCATGCGGCCCGCGAGGCGCTGAAGGCGGCCGCCCGTGGTCGCCTCGTCGTCAGCGAGGTCAGCTCGAAGGAGCGCAAGCGTCGCCCGGCCGCTCCATTCACCACCTCCACCCTGCAGCAGGAGGCCGCACGCAAGCTCGGCTTCACCACCAGCCGCACGATGAAGGTGGCGCAGGGCCTGTATGAGGGCGTGGCGCTGGGCAGCGAGGGCAACGTCGGCCTGATCACCTACATGCGTACCGACTCGACCATGCTCGGCGACGACGCGATGGCCGAACTGCGCCAGCTGATCGCCCGCGACTTCGGTAGCCACGCGCTGCCGGATGCCCCGCAGGTCTACAAGACCAAGTCGAAGAACGCGCAGGAAGCCCATGAAGCGATCCGTCCGACCTCGGCGATGCACACGCCGAAGTCGGTGGCTGCGTTCCTCAACGACGATCAGCGCAAGCTGTACGAGCTGATCTGGAAGCGCACCGTGGCCTGCCAGATGATCCACGCCACGCTGAACACCGTGTCGGTGGAGTTCGCCCTGCCGGACGTGGCCGGCGGCGATGCCTCGTTCCGTTCGACCGGCACCACGGTGGTCGATCCCGGCTTCCTTGCTGTCTACGAGGAAGGCCGCGACCAGAAGAACGCCGATGACGATGACGAAGGCCGTCGCCTGCCCCGGCTGGAGAAAGGCGAGGCCGTGCCGCTGCACGAGATCGTCGCCGACCAGCACTTCACCGAACCGCCGCCGCGTTACTCCGAAGCGAGCCTGGTCAAGGCGCTGGAAGAACACGGCATCGGCCGTCCGTCGACCTACGCCAGCATCATCCAGGTGCTGCAGAACCGCGAATACGTGTACCTGGACAGCCGCCGCTTCAAGCCCAGCGACGTGGGTCGCGCGGTCAGCAAGTTCCTCACCCAGCATTTCACCCAGTACGTCGACTACGACTTCACCGCCAAGCTCGAGGACGAGCTCGATGCGGTCAGTCGGGGCGAGGAAGCCTGGGTGCCGCTGATGGAGCGCTTCTGGAAGCCGTTCAAGCAGCAGGTGGACGAGAAGGCCGAGTCGGTCGACCGCAGCGAGGCCACCGGCGCGCGCGAACTGGGTACCGATCCGAAGACCGGCAAGCCGGTGTTCGTGCGACTGGGCCGGTTCGGGCCGTATGCCGCCATCGGCGACAAGGACAGCGAGGAGAAATTGCAGTTCGCCTCGCTGCGTCCCGGCCAGAGCATGCACACCATCGAACTGGCCGAGGCGCTGGAGCTGTTCAAGCTGCCGCGCAAACTGGGCCAGGCGGAAAACGGCGACGAGGTCAGCGTGGCGATCGGCCGCTTCGGGCCGTTCGTGAAGCAGGGCAGCACCTATGCCTCGCTGAAGCCCGAAGACGATCCGTACACCATCGAGCTGCCCCGCGCGCTGCAGATCGTGCAGGAAAAACTGGAGATGCTGGCGAACCGGCTGATCCTCGATTTCGGCAATGGCGTGCAGGTGCTGAACGGTCGCTACGGCGCCTACATCACCGACGGCGAGAAGAACGCGCGCATTCCCAAGGAGCAGGAACCAAAGGAACTGACCGAAGCCCAGTGCCTCGAACTGCTGGCCGCGGCGCCGGTGCGCAAGGGCCGCTTCGGCAAGAAGACCGCGAGCAAGAAGGCGGCCGCGAAAAAGGCGGCTCCGGCCAAGAAAACGGAGGCCAAGAAAGCGACGGTGAAGAAGGCGGCGGTGAAGAAGACCGCGACCAGGAAAGCCGCGACCAAGAAGACCGCGACGAAGAGCACGGCGAAGAAAGCCGCCACGAAAAAGACGGTCGCGAAGAAGACTGCCAGCGACAGCGCTGAGGCCTGA
- a CDS encoding L-threonylcarbamoyladenylate synthase: MLQRFTLADLDAAAALLHGGGVLAYPTEAVFGLGCDPHDRVAFERLFALKQRPPTQGVLLIAADFGQVERYIDRASVPQAMLQQVLASWPGPYTWIFPRSAEVPDWVAGNHAGIALRVTAHEPAAALCRAYGGALVSTSANPHGQPPARAVEQVADCFGDALDGVLEAPLGGQVSPTVIRDVLSGAIIRG, encoded by the coding sequence GTGCTGCAGCGTTTCACCCTCGCCGACCTGGATGCCGCCGCCGCGCTGCTGCACGGCGGCGGCGTGCTGGCGTATCCGACCGAGGCGGTCTTCGGCCTCGGCTGCGATCCGCATGACCGGGTCGCGTTCGAGCGATTGTTTGCGCTGAAGCAGCGCCCGCCGACCCAGGGCGTGCTGCTGATTGCGGCGGACTTCGGCCAGGTGGAGCGCTACATCGACCGGGCGTCCGTGCCGCAGGCGATGCTGCAGCAAGTGCTGGCCAGCTGGCCGGGGCCCTATACCTGGATCTTTCCCCGTTCGGCCGAGGTGCCCGACTGGGTGGCCGGCAACCACGCCGGCATCGCGCTGCGGGTGACCGCCCACGAACCGGCAGCGGCGCTGTGCCGTGCCTACGGTGGCGCATTGGTGTCGACCAGCGCCAACCCCCACGGCCAGCCGCCGGCACGCGCGGTCGAGCAGGTGGCTGACTGTTTTGGCGATGCGCTGGACGGCGTGCTGGAAGCCCCGCTGGGCGGCCAGGTCAGCCCCACGGTGATTCGCGACGTGCTGTCGGGCGCTATCATTCGCGGCTGA
- a CDS encoding AMP-binding protein, producing the protein MVIVHDPRQRELSPLLPLLVAADPARVVAWRHGQAISAAHFLADVRAVAAFLPDATAAVNLCEDRYAFLVAFCAVVLRGQTNLLPSSRAPQAVDEVMRAHPGCHALGEQRLDPPPPNYRQLPSFDALPPAQVEAGWPTIPADQVVAIGYTSGSTGVPGANRKTWGSFHASNAGNLARLHATVGDRFEVVATVPPQHMYGMEMSVLLPLLGDVGVHTGRPFFPGDVAAALATVPEPRVLVTTPVHLRALIESGIALPPIAAMVSATAPLPIELARAAEQRFDAPLLEVFGSTETCVFASRRPTVDEDWSLYDDVILHPQPDGTAIEAPQLDAPVTLADIVSLSGGGRRFRLCGRHADMLEIAGKRASLADLTRRLLAIPGVRDGVVFQHGDGDALGVHRIAALVVAPGLDEQVILDALRRAIDPLFLPRPLKLVEALPRNETGKLPRAALLDLLQARD; encoded by the coding sequence TTGGTTATCGTCCACGACCCGCGCCAGCGCGAGCTCTCGCCGTTGCTGCCCCTGCTGGTGGCCGCCGATCCGGCCCGGGTGGTGGCCTGGCGGCATGGCCAGGCGATCAGCGCCGCGCATTTCCTGGCCGACGTCCGGGCCGTAGCGGCGTTCCTGCCCGACGCGACGGCCGCGGTGAACCTGTGCGAGGACCGTTACGCCTTCCTGGTGGCGTTCTGCGCGGTGGTGTTGCGCGGCCAGACCAACCTGCTGCCTTCCTCGCGCGCACCGCAGGCGGTGGACGAGGTGATGCGGGCTCATCCGGGTTGCCATGCCCTGGGCGAGCAACGGCTCGATCCGCCGCCGCCGAACTATCGGCAACTGCCGTCGTTCGACGCGCTGCCGCCCGCGCAGGTCGAGGCCGGCTGGCCCACGATTCCCGCCGACCAGGTGGTGGCGATCGGCTACACCTCCGGCTCCACTGGCGTGCCCGGGGCGAACCGGAAGACCTGGGGCAGTTTCCACGCCAGCAACGCGGGCAACCTGGCGCGGTTGCATGCCACCGTCGGCGACCGCTTCGAGGTGGTCGCCACGGTGCCGCCGCAGCACATGTACGGGATGGAGATGTCCGTATTGCTGCCCCTGCTGGGCGACGTGGGCGTGCACACCGGCCGCCCGTTCTTTCCCGGCGACGTCGCGGCGGCGCTGGCTACGGTGCCGGAACCACGGGTGCTGGTGACCACGCCGGTGCATCTGCGTGCGCTGATCGAATCGGGCATTGCCCTGCCGCCGATCGCGGCGATGGTGTCGGCCACCGCGCCCTTGCCGATCGAGCTGGCGCGGGCCGCCGAGCAGCGCTTCGACGCGCCGCTGCTGGAGGTGTTCGGCTCCACCGAGACCTGCGTGTTCGCCAGTCGCCGCCCCACCGTGGACGAGGACTGGTCGCTGTATGACGACGTGATCCTGCATCCGCAGCCCGATGGCACCGCGATCGAGGCGCCCCAGCTCGACGCGCCGGTCACCCTGGCCGACATCGTCAGCCTGTCCGGCGGCGGTCGTCGCTTCCGCCTCTGCGGTCGGCATGCGGACATGCTGGAAATCGCTGGCAAGCGCGCCTCGCTGGCCGATCTCACCCGCCGCCTGCTGGCGATCCCCGGCGTGCGCGACGGCGTGGTGTTCCAGCATGGCGACGGCGACGCGCTCGGCGTGCACCGGATCGCTGCCCTGGTGGTCGCGCCCGGCCTGGACGAACAGGTCATCCTCGATGCCCTGCGCCGGGCCATCGACCCGCTGTTCCTGCCGCGTCCGCTGAAGCTGGTCGAGGCGTTGCCGCGCAACGAGACCGGCAAACTTCCGCGAGCCGCCCTGCTGGATCTTCTGCAAGCCCGCGACTGA
- the purD gene encoding phosphoribosylamine--glycine ligase, which yields MKVLVIGSGGREHALAWKLGQSVQVDEVIVAPGNAGTAREPGVRNADVAMNDIDGLLALAKREKIGLTVVGPEVPLVAGVVDRFRAAGLRIFGPRAIAAQLEGSKAFAKDFLQRHNIPTAHYAVFTGLNPALAYVRKQGAPIVIKADGLAAGKGVVVALTLADAELALHDMLGAHSFGDASARVVIEEFLDGEEASYIVMSDGSHALPMASSQDHKRRDEGDLGPNTGGMGAYSPAPVVTPEVEQRILKEVIEPTLRGMAAEGAPFIGFLYAGLMIDKSGAPKVIEFNVRFGDPETQPIMLRLKSDLVDLIDAALDGRLSHTTARWDARPAIGVVMAAGGYPGRVRLGDAISGLDSPEGGDVKVFHAGTRLDDAGRVVSAGGRVLTVCALGADIGAARESAYAAVSRIRYDGAFCRRDIAHRALHRG from the coding sequence ATGAAGGTTCTGGTGATCGGCAGTGGCGGGCGCGAACACGCGCTGGCGTGGAAGCTGGGGCAGTCGGTGCAGGTCGACGAGGTGATCGTGGCCCCCGGCAATGCCGGCACGGCGCGCGAGCCCGGCGTGCGCAACGCCGATGTGGCGATGAACGACATCGATGGCCTGCTTGCGCTGGCGAAGCGCGAAAAGATCGGCTTGACCGTGGTCGGTCCCGAGGTGCCGCTGGTCGCCGGCGTGGTCGACAGGTTCCGCGCGGCGGGCCTGCGCATCTTCGGCCCGCGGGCGATCGCCGCCCAGCTGGAAGGCTCCAAGGCGTTTGCCAAGGATTTCCTGCAGCGGCACAACATTCCCACCGCGCACTATGCGGTTTTCACCGGCCTGAATCCCGCGCTTGCCTACGTGCGCAAGCAGGGCGCGCCGATCGTGATCAAGGCCGACGGCCTGGCCGCGGGCAAGGGCGTGGTGGTGGCGCTGACCCTTGCCGATGCCGAGCTGGCGCTGCACGACATGCTTGGCGCGCACAGCTTCGGTGATGCCTCCGCGCGCGTGGTGATCGAGGAATTCCTGGACGGCGAGGAAGCCAGCTACATCGTGATGAGCGACGGCAGCCACGCGCTGCCGATGGCCTCCAGCCAGGACCACAAGCGCCGCGACGAAGGCGACCTCGGCCCCAACACCGGCGGCATGGGTGCGTACTCGCCCGCGCCGGTGGTCACGCCGGAAGTCGAGCAGCGCATCCTGAAGGAAGTGATCGAACCGACCCTGCGCGGCATGGCGGCCGAGGGTGCGCCGTTCATCGGCTTCCTTTACGCCGGCCTGATGATCGACAAGTCCGGCGCGCCGAAGGTGATCGAGTTCAACGTGCGTTTCGGCGATCCGGAAACCCAGCCGATCATGCTGCGCCTGAAGTCCGACCTGGTGGACCTGATCGATGCAGCGCTGGATGGCCGCCTGTCCCACACGACGGCGCGCTGGGATGCGCGCCCGGCAATCGGCGTGGTGATGGCCGCCGGTGGTTACCCGGGGCGGGTGCGCCTGGGTGATGCGATCAGCGGACTGGATTCGCCGGAAGGCGGCGACGTGAAAGTGTTTCATGCCGGCACCCGGCTCGATGATGCCGGGCGCGTGGTCAGCGCCGGCGGCCGCGTGCTGACCGTGTGTGCGCTGGGCGCGGACATCGGCGCGGCGCGCGAAAGCGCCTACGCCGCGGTCAGCCGGATTCGCTATGACGGCGCGTTCTGCCGCCGCGACATCGCCCACCGGGCGCTGCATCGGGGCTGA
- a CDS encoding YbaY family lipoprotein, giving the protein MRKTVLSLMSVAALALAGCNNASNSSPQADSSGPASANTAGAVAKTPSQVSGTISLRAGSSTPSDKASLVLNLVDVSSTAVGSAPLASKTSPAGTFPQSFTLSFNPADVKPNDLYVIQATITDGDRQYTMPIQAPVLAKGSNNDAVAIQLQSEQTPSEKLLAEFGEVKAQIGGMKISHGTKLEANDSRGWQLFRQAGEVKYIREEVDYGDKGYTSTDYAYKNGKPWVIVQETKANRDGKPSAIDRAGWSEDGTLVLQQHQVGADVQPLDAAAAATMKKDAVSILGIATGGKNK; this is encoded by the coding sequence ATGCGCAAGACGGTTTTGTCGCTGATGTCGGTTGCTGCACTGGCCCTGGCCGGCTGCAACAACGCTTCCAATTCGTCCCCGCAGGCGGACTCCTCCGGTCCCGCTTCGGCGAACACCGCTGGCGCCGTGGCGAAGACGCCGAGCCAGGTGAGCGGAACGATTTCGCTGCGTGCCGGCTCGTCGACGCCGTCGGACAAGGCCAGCCTGGTGCTGAACCTGGTCGACGTGTCCTCCACCGCCGTGGGTTCGGCGCCGCTGGCCAGCAAGACCTCGCCGGCCGGTACGTTCCCGCAGTCGTTCACGCTCAGCTTCAACCCGGCTGACGTGAAGCCGAACGACCTGTACGTGATCCAGGCCACCATCACCGACGGCGATCGCCAGTACACCATGCCGATCCAGGCGCCGGTGCTGGCCAAGGGCAGCAACAACGACGCGGTGGCGATCCAGTTGCAGTCGGAGCAGACCCCGTCCGAGAAGCTGCTGGCCGAATTCGGCGAGGTCAAGGCGCAGATCGGCGGCATGAAGATCAGCCATGGCACCAAGCTGGAGGCCAATGACTCGCGCGGCTGGCAGCTGTTCCGCCAGGCCGGCGAAGTGAAGTACATCCGCGAGGAAGTCGACTACGGCGACAAGGGCTACACCAGCACCGATTACGCCTACAAGAACGGCAAGCCGTGGGTGATCGTGCAGGAAACCAAGGCGAACCGCGACGGCAAGCCCAGCGCGATCGACCGCGCCGGCTGGAGCGAGGACGGCACCCTGGTGCTCCAGCAGCATCAGGTCGGCGCCGACGTGCAGCCGCTGGATGCCGCCGCTGCCGCCACCATGAAGAAGGACGCGGTGTCGATCCTCGGCATCGCCACCGGCGGCAAGAACAAGTAA
- a CDS encoding autotransporter outer membrane beta-barrel domain-containing protein, whose amino-acid sequence MLRTRHLAGAIAAAMLLANAAQATDRSTFNHVVVFGDSLSDAGNLPNTAGAYDKFTTNPGQVTVQNVADQLGLDLQPSRLGGSDYAYGGAGITTNSDPAPQIQTITQQVNGYLANGAKADPHSLYMIWGGANDIFYHSTQYGVGVVIPGYGETLQQATTNINAAATQEVALINQLKQAGAQHLVVFNLPNIGATPSARANEALVPGISGMLTDVSQSYNQILNAGLGDHTLAVNAYALFDQVLADPGKYGFANVTTPACTTSSSHDCDGTTLVAAGADQNYLFADGVHPTTAAHRMLGQVVSSELAAPQQVSLLGEAPLSAITAYGRALHNQILQDSLGEGTRAFVNIDYAQQRFDASPSSPSVNSDNAHFTLGYDMRVNENLSAGVALGIARDTAHMNGGGGYHLVDYSGLGYVTWQAGGGYVGGIVHYGESDFKHIERNFQVGAARISEVGNTDGSHVGANINGGWWFSFDDIRTGPFASFEWQDAKVDGYAEIGSDATAMWFGKQRRRALLGSIGWRLQGQWQVANLVMSPYAELAWTRDSKADSVRTVSTGLNTMNGSFSMVGFVPDKAWGTVDLGLSAQLTPKVTSWIGYNARFSDTSQRYNAFNMGFRIKF is encoded by the coding sequence ATGCTTCGCACACGTCATCTGGCCGGCGCGATCGCCGCCGCCATGCTGCTGGCCAACGCCGCGCAGGCCACCGATCGCTCCACGTTCAACCATGTCGTGGTGTTCGGCGACAGCCTCAGTGATGCGGGCAACCTGCCCAACACCGCCGGCGCGTACGACAAGTTCACCACCAATCCCGGCCAGGTCACCGTGCAGAACGTGGCCGACCAGCTGGGCCTCGACCTGCAGCCATCCCGACTGGGCGGCAGCGACTACGCCTATGGCGGCGCGGGCATCACCACCAACAGCGATCCGGCGCCGCAGATCCAGACCATCACCCAGCAGGTCAACGGTTACCTGGCCAACGGTGCCAAGGCCGATCCGCACAGCCTCTACATGATCTGGGGCGGCGCGAACGACATCTTCTATCACTCCACCCAGTACGGCGTGGGCGTGGTCATCCCCGGTTACGGCGAAACCCTGCAGCAGGCCACAACGAACATCAACGCCGCGGCCACCCAGGAGGTGGCGCTGATCAACCAGCTCAAGCAGGCCGGCGCGCAGCACCTGGTGGTGTTCAACCTGCCCAATATCGGCGCCACCCCGTCGGCCCGGGCGAACGAGGCTCTGGTGCCGGGCATCAGCGGCATGCTCACCGACGTGTCGCAGTCCTACAACCAGATCCTCAATGCCGGCCTGGGCGATCACACGCTGGCGGTGAATGCCTACGCGCTGTTCGACCAGGTGCTGGCCGACCCGGGCAAGTACGGTTTCGCGAACGTCACCACGCCGGCCTGCACCACGTCCAGCTCCCACGACTGCGACGGCACGACCCTGGTCGCCGCCGGCGCGGACCAGAACTATCTGTTCGCCGACGGCGTCCACCCCACGACCGCCGCGCACCGGATGCTCGGCCAGGTGGTGTCGTCCGAACTGGCCGCGCCGCAGCAGGTCTCCCTGCTCGGTGAAGCACCGTTGTCCGCGATCACCGCCTATGGCCGTGCCCTGCACAACCAGATCCTGCAGGACAGCCTGGGTGAAGGCACCCGCGCCTTCGTCAACATCGACTACGCCCAGCAGCGTTTCGACGCCAGCCCCAGCTCGCCGTCGGTGAACAGCGACAACGCGCACTTCACGCTGGGCTACGACATGCGCGTCAACGAGAACCTGTCCGCCGGCGTGGCGCTGGGCATCGCCCGCGACACCGCGCACATGAACGGCGGCGGTGGCTACCACCTGGTCGACTACTCGGGCCTGGGCTACGTGACGTGGCAGGCCGGCGGCGGCTACGTGGGCGGCATCGTCCACTACGGCGAGTCCGACTTCAAGCACATCGAACGCAACTTCCAGGTCGGCGCGGCGCGCATCAGCGAAGTCGGCAACACCGACGGCTCGCACGTCGGCGCCAACATCAACGGCGGCTGGTGGTTCAGTTTCGACGACATCCGCACCGGCCCGTTCGCCAGCTTCGAATGGCAGGACGCGAAGGTCGACGGCTATGCCGAAATCGGCAGCGACGCCACCGCCATGTGGTTCGGCAAGCAGCGCCGGCGCGCCTTGCTGGGCAGCATCGGCTGGCGGCTGCAGGGTCAGTGGCAGGTGGCCAACCTGGTCATGTCGCCTTACGCCGAACTGGCCTGGACGCGCGACAGCAAGGCCGACTCCGTGCGCACGGTCAGCACCGGCCTGAACACCATGAACGGCTCGTTCTCGATGGTCGGCTTCGTCCCGGACAAGGCCTGGGGCACGGTCGACCTGGGGCTGTCCGCCCAGCTCACCCCGAAGGTGACCAGCTGGATCGGCTACAACGCCCGCTTCAGCGATACCAGCCAGCGCTACAACGCCTTCAACATGGGTTTCCGGATCAAGTTCTGA